The sequence below is a genomic window from Anaerocolumna chitinilytica.
GATTTGATTCAAGCTAAATTCACTCCAAATATTGTTTATAACGAAAAGGAGCCGGTAGAATTCTCCTGTTTCCCGCTAAGCTGTTATCAGGACCTCTCGGTGAATCAGGAAGATTCCATCTCAAAGGTATTGGAGACTTTTTATGCTTCAAAGAATACGGTCTCTCGAATACGTCAAAAGTCTACGGATCTTCGTAAGATTATAACCAATGCGATGGAACGTACGGTAAAGAAGTACGATCTGCAGTTAAAACAGCTAAAGGATACGGACAAAAGGGATAAATACAGGGTTTATGGTGAACTTATCAATACTTATGGTTATCAGGTGGAACCAGGTGCCAAATCCTTTCAGGCACTTAACTACTATACAGGCGAGGAGATTACCATTCCGTTAGATGACACCCTTACTCCTGCGGAAAATGCCAAACGTTATTTCGAAAAATACAATAAGCTTAAGAGAACCTACGAAGCCCTAACGAAACTCTCGGAAGAAACAAAAGCGGATATCGAGCATCTGGATTCCATTAAGACCTCTCTGGATATTGCTCTGGCAGAGGAAGATCTTACGGCTCTGAAGGAAGAGTTAATGGAATTTGGTTATATGAAGCGCAAGTTCACTAAACTTCCGGGCAGCAAAGGAGGCGGTAAGGTTAAAGCTGCTAAGAAAGTTAACAGCAAGCCGTTCCATTATATCTCTTCCGATGGTTTTCATATGTATGTTGGTAAGAATAATTACCAGAACGATGAACTGACATTCAAATTTGCTACCGGTGGTGACTGGTGGTTCCATACGAAAAAGATTCCCGGTTCCCATGTCATTGTAAAAACCGGTGGTTCACCTATTCCCGACCGTACTTTTGAAGAAGCTGCAAGCCTTGCTGCCTATTATTCCAAAGGACGTGAGAATGATAAAGTGGAAATCGATTACACCGAGAAAAAGAATGTGAAAAAGCCAGGTGGCGCAAAACCCGGATTTGTAGTATATTATACGAACTATTCCATGGTTGCAGCTCCCACTATTGACGGATTAAAAATTGCAGATTAAGGAGGCAGACTCATGATTCGAGCCGATTATCATTTACATTCAGCCTTTTCCAGCGATTCTACCGCTCCCATGGAGGATATGATAGAAAAGGCAATTGAACTGGGACTTTCAAGAATTTGTTTTACCGATCATATGGATTACGATTTCCCGGTGACTTCCGGATATACCTTTCTATTTGATCCAGAGGATTATTTTCATAAGCTTAGCAGCTTAAAGGAACAGTACGAGGGTAGAATTAAGGTACTTATGGGTATAGAATTAGGCTTGCAGCCTCATCTGGGCGAACAGTTCCAGAAGCTGGTGGAGCATTACCCTTTTGACTTTATAATTGGTTCCACCCATCTGGTGGAAAGACTTGACCCATATCTTTCAGAATATTGGGAAAACCGTTCCAAGGAGGAAGGGGTACGTGCCTATTTTGAAGAAATTACTAAGAATCTGAAAAATAATCCCTGCTTTTTAATAAACGGGCATTTGGATTATATGATACGGTATGCTCCAAATACAAATAAGGACTTTACTTATAAGGATTATGCAGAGACTATTGACACAATGCTCCGTTCCATTATTGAAAGCGGCAAAGGTATTGAAGTTAATACCTCGGGCTTTAAATACGGTCTATCCGTTCCACATCCCCATACAGATATTCTAAAGCGGTATAAGGAACTTGGCGGAGAATTGATAACAATAGGTTCCGATGCTCATAAACCGGAACATCTGGCCTTCGACTTTGACCGGGCAGAAAAGCTTCTGTTAGATTTAGGCTTCCGTTATTACGCGGTTTATGAAGAAAGAAAACCCATTCTCCTGCCTCTGGGAAAATAATTCTTAACAACTGGCTCAACAAAACCACACTAACAAACAGGACTTTACAATGGTACCGATACAATCCCCCAATGTAAAGTCCTGTGAACCCCTTAATCCTCTGCAACTATTGATTTTATTTATGAAAGAGTACCACATAACTCCGATATTTTATCAAATACATCTTTTCTTAGAACGGTATTATGTCCGGACAGGCAGAAATCAAATTCTAACTCTTTGTATTTCTGGATAGTATTCAGATATATTTCCTTGTTAAATATATTGGGTAAGATATCCTCTTCATCGTCCCCGATGTTATCACTTGCAAGCAGTATTTTATCTTCCTCATCCAAAACACTGATAGAATCAATTGTATGCCCGGGTGTATAAAATAGTCTTATATGGTCTTCCTTAAAATACAACTCATTATCAAACAACAGATCAGGAAGCCTTTTATAAACCTCTCCCATCTGGTAATTCCCCTTTTTACGAAGCATTTCATCCCAATTGTCTTGAATCCTGTCATAACATAACTTATGGGCAATTATTGTTTCTTCTTGAAAAGCTCCATTTCCCCATATATGGTCCCAATGATAATGTGTGTTTATTACAATGGTTTTCTTTTCTTTCAGATACTCTTTTATTGGGTCCGTGCAAAGAGATCCAAGGCCTGTATCTATCAGATAATTATAGTTTTTTCCATGTATCAGATAAATATTCAAGCCCCATCCCGGCTCATCAAAGGTAAACAGAGTTCCTCTGCTTTTTATCTTTCGGATATTCATTATAAACTCATCCTTTTCGTATTTTTATCAGTGACTTACTTATCCTTTCCTTCTCTTAGAGTAATTCCAAAGAAAGTTTCACCTCATTTGCTTCTTTTGTTCTAAATTCATGTATTATATAAAAAGCCGAAACTGCTTTATAAATCATGCAATTTCGGCTCTATCTAATCTGCATAATAACTATTTATACAAATTTTTGATACCGTATATTATTAAACTTAACTTCTGATAATCGTTCCCCCACCCAGCACATAATCGCCATCATAGAATACTACTGCCTGTCCAGGTGTTACAGCTCGCTGAGGTTCGTTAAATATACATTCTACCAAATCATCGTTTACCTTGCGGATAAGCGCCTTTGTACCTTTGTGATTATACCTGATCTTAACATCTACTTCCATCTCACCCTGTAAATCTTCCACAGCCATGAAATTAAGTTTATTCGCATAAAGTTTTTCTGAAAAGACCTCATCTCCGGTGCCTATTACTACTTCATTGGTTTCCGGACGAATATCAACAACAAATACCGGGTAACCAAGTGCAAGATTTAAGCCTTTCCTCTGCCCGATAGTATAATGTATAATTCCTTTATGCTTACCAATAACCCTGCCGTCTGTGGTTACAAAGTTACCTTCCGATGGCACCTCTCCGGTATACTCTTCTATGAATTTAGCATAATCCTTATCCGGTACGAAGCAGATTTCCTGGCTGTCCGGTTTCGAGGCAATCCGAAGGTTAATCTTCCCGGCGATTTCTCTTACTTCTGGTTTCTTATAATTACCAACCGGCATCAAAGTATGTGATAACTGATACTGGGTCAGGTTATACAATGCATATGTCTGATCCTTTTCCATGGTTACAGATTTTTGAAGAGTATATCTTCCATTCTCAAGCTGTACTACCTTGGCATAATGTCCTGTAGCTATATAATCAGCTCCGATATCCAGCGAACGCTTTAGCAGTGATTCCCATTTTACATATCGGTTACAAGCAATACAAGGGTTCGGTGTGTTTCCATTTTGGTATTCTTTTACGAAATAATCCATAACAGCACACTTAAATTCCTGTTTAAAATTCATTACATAGTAGGGAATCTCAAGAGCAAAAGCAACTCTTCGGGCATCATCTACAGCACTTAAGCCACAGCAGCCTCCGCTTTCTTCCTGTATGTCTCTATCTTCATCCTGCCATATCTGCATAGTAACTCCGATAACATCATATCCGGCTTCCTTTAACAAATAAGCAGCTACAGAAGAATCAACACCTCCTGACATCCCAACTACTACTTTCTTCTTATCCAAACTGTTCCTCCTGCCTAAAACTTCAAATTAATACTCTTCACTTGGCTCTTCTTCACTGATATCTGACTTGGGTTTTTCCAGACCATCGATTACAATACCGTGTTTTTCTGCATAATCCCAAAGAGCTGCATGAATTGCTTCTTCTGCCAGCAAGGAACAGTGAACTTTTACCGGTGGAAGACCATCCAGTGCGTCCATAACTGCTTTATTGGTAATCTTTAGTGCTTCATTGATGTTTTTACCCTTAACAAGCTCTGTTGCCATACTGCTGGTTGCTACTGCCGCACCACAGCCAAAGGTTTTGAATTTTACATCATTTATAATACCAGCTTCATCAATATCAAGATAGATACGCATAATATCGCCGCATTTTGCATTTCCTACCGTACCTACACCGCTTGCATTTTCAATTTCTCCTACATTTCTGGGATTTGTGAAATGATCCATTACTTTCTCGCTGTACATCTTATTTCCTCCGCTATCTCTGAACTCCTGTATCCTGGCATAATTCCATACACAGAAAGCTTTCCTATTAATTTCTGTTCTTATTTGTTTTAATATTAACAAGTGTTTCTCGTTACTCTTAGTCTGTTTTTGTACCGAAGAATTACATATTACTCTCTGCTCATAGCTTTTACGAAATCCTCATACAAAGGAGACATAGAACGCAGTTTTGCTACGATTTCTTTAATGGTATCTACTACATAATCCATCTCTTCTTTGGTATTATCTTCACAAAGTGTAAGTCTCAGAGACCCATGAGCAATTTCGTGAGGCAGTCCGATGGCTAAAAGTACATGGGAAGGATCCAAAGACCCTGATGTACAGGCAGAACCACTGGAAGCACAAATATTTTGCATATCTAACATAATCAGGAGTGATTCTCCTTCAATGAATTGGAAAGCAAAATTTGCATTGTTTGGAAGTCTCTTTGTTCTATGACCATTCAGCCTTACATAGGGAATTTCCTTTGAAACTCTCTCGATCAGATAGTCTCTTAGTTCAATTTCCTTTTTCTGACGTTCCTCCAAAGTACTCATAGCAATTTCAACTGCTTTGCCAAAACCTACTATTCCAGGTACATTTTCGGTTCCTGCTCTTCTTTGTCTCTCCTGAGCACCGCCGTGTACAAAAGATCTTAACTTCAGACCTTTTCTGATATATAAAAATCCAATTCCCTTAGGACCATTAAGCTTATGTCCGCTGGCACTAAGCATATCGATATTCATATCTTTCACATCAAGATTTATCTGTCCAAAAGCCTGCACTGCATCCGTGTGGAAAAGAATGTTGTTTGCTTTGGCAATTTCACCAATTTCTTTTATAGGCTGTATTGTTCCGATTTCATTATTCGCAGCCATGATTGAAATTAAAATTGTGGTAGGTCTGATAGCTTTCTTTAATTCCTCTAATTTTACCACACCATATTCATCCACATCCACATAGGTAACTTCGAATCCCTTTTTCTCCAGATACTCACATGTATGAAGAATTGCATGGTGTTCAATCTTAGAGGTAATAATATGGTTTCCTTTATCACTATAGCTTTCTGCTGTGGCTTTTAAAGCCCAGTTGTCAGCCTCTGTTCCGCCGGCAGTAAAGTAAATCTCATTACTTTCTGTATTCAAAGCCTTTGCTATGGTATTTCTTGCTTCATCCACTGCCTTTTTATTCTGTGTAGCAAGCTCATATACGCTGGAGGGGTTTCCAAAAAACTCTGTAAAATAAGGTAACATAGCCTCCACTACAGCAGGACGTGTCTTGGTTGTAGCTGCATTGTCCAAATAAATCTTCTTTTCCATCTGATTTTTCTCCTAAATTGATATCTTATTGCCCGCATGAAGGCTTAATACGAGTCTCTCTGCTCTCGGACGTATTTTCATTCGTAATACGCCTGCCCTCCTTTAGCAGTTCAGAGAGGAGCATAGTATCCACCGTATTGTTTATACTATCACTAATACGCATCCAGACATATTTTGTTACACATGAATTGGCCCCATCACAAGTACTGCTGCTTCCTTCAATCTCTGAGCAGTCTACTGGATTTAAGTCTCCCTCAAGGGCTCTTAGGATATCTCCTACTGTTATCTCTTCCGGCTTTTTTGCCAGGATATAGCCACCCTGAGCACCTCGAATACTATTAACTATTCCGGCTTTTTTCAGCTTAGCTATTAATTGTTCCAGATAACTGATTGAGATACCTTGTCTTTCAGCAACGGAGCTTAAAGCAACTGCATCTTCCTCGCTGTTTAAAGCAAGGTCAACAACTGCTCTTAAGCCATATCTTCCTTTCGTAGATAATTTCATTGTACCACCTCTCTATTGACTGCCAAAATCCTACTATTTTATTTCCTAGTAAAATAGTGTACATTACACACATAATAGCATTGCACAAGTTAAAAGTCAATATTCTTTCTCATTGTTTTCCTGAATATATTAATATGAATCAAAGGATGTTCAAAGGTTAAATAATTTATGTCAAAAAGCAAAAGTAGTTTGATTAAAGGTACTCTCATCCTGACTCTGGCAGGTTTTTTAACCAGAATTGTCGGCTTCTTCTACCGTATCTTCTTATCCAATGCAATGGGCGCTGAAGCACTTGGTGTCTATCAGCTTGTATTTCCTATATACGGTATATGTTTTACGATATTTGCATCCGGTATACAAACTGCTATCTCAACTTTGGTAGCCAATGAGCTGGGTAAGCAAAGATATACAGGAATCATGAAGGTCCTTCGAAATGGTGGAATTATATCTTTTGTACTTGCAATGCTTCTTTCTTTTTTTACTTATCGTTACTCCACCTTTCTTGCTGTACATATAATAAGGGAGCCGGCCACTGCCTCCTCCCTTAAAATTCTTGCTATATGTTTTCCCTTCTGCGGAATAACCTCCTGTATCAACGGTTACTATTATGGTTTAAAAAAAGCCGGAATACCTGCTATTACACAGCTCTTGGAGCAGCTTATCCGAGTAATGGCTGTATACTTTCTTGCTGCCTCTGCCGGCGGAGGTAATTTAGCAGTGACCTGTGACCTGGCTGTTCTTGGTCTTGTATTTGGAGAAATCGCTTCCCAGTTATTTAATGTCGGCTCCATGTTCCTTCATAAGACTTCAAGAAACATCCGCCATTTGTCCGCCTCCTATTCAGCTCTTAACACCACCGGTCCCGGATCTATGAATACCAAAGGTGATGGTTTAACAAAAAGTCTGGTTAAAATGAGTATTCCACTGACCGCTAACCGTCTGTTGATCAGTATTCTTCACAGCATTGAAGCCATCTTAATTCCTGCAATGTTGAAAAAATATGGCTTAAGCAGTGAGGAAGCCTTAAGTATCTTTGGTGTACTGACCGGTATGTCCCTGCCCTTTATATTATTTCCGTCCGCCATAACCAATTCCCTTTCCGTCCTCTTACTGCCAACTATCTCCGAAGCCCAGTCTGCAGGTCAAGAAAGTCTGATTAAAAAGACATCAGCCATTACAATCAAGTATAGTCTGATTATCGGTATCATCAGCACCGGTATTTTTATAACCTTCGGCAGTGAGCTAGGTACCCTTGTATATCACAATAGCCTTTCAGGAAATTTTTTAACTATCTTAGCCTGGCTTTGCCCTTTTCTATTCATTACAACTACACTTAACAGTATTATCAATGGACTTGGACTTGTGCATCTTACCTTTGCAGGTTCTGTTATTGGCCTTGTTTTACGTATCATTATCATAGTCATACTCGTCCCGCTGCAAGGGATTAACGGATATCTGTTAAGTCTTTTGGTCAGTCAGCTTGTTATGACCTTGTTTGGTGCCTATCTTGTGGCGAAATATATCAATCCAGGCTTTCAGACCATGGATGACGTGGCTAAGCCAGGGATTATCGTTACCTTATGCTGCTATCTCATCCATCGCTTTTACTTAGGGCTGCCTCATGCCAGTCAAAGTCTGAAATCGGTATTGTTATTGTGTTTCTTAATACTCTGTGCCAGTATGTTGCTTATGTACCTTACAAAAACCATAAAATCAGAAGACTTTAAGTAAAAAGTTTATAACTGCCCTTGCCTTCATCTTTTACGGAATAAAGAGCTTTATCTGCACAATTAATTAATTCCGTATAGGTTGCGCCATCTTCCGGATATACAGAAATACCGATACTTCCGGATATGTATACCGCCTGGTCTTCCACCTCATAGGCGGTACTAAGGGCTTCTCTAAGCAGATTGGCCTTGGTGATAATTCCATCAAGGCTATCAATGTTCCCGACGAATACGATGAATTCATCCCCTCCGATACGACCGATAATCTCTCCGAAGAAAATACTTTTAATTTTGTCCATAATATATACTAATATATTGTCCCCGGTTAAATGTCCGTAATTATCATTGACATGTTTAAAATCGTCAATATCTATCATCATTAAAATATGCTTGGAATTTCGATTGCGTTTTAAGTATTCATCAATAATTTCTTTTGTTGTAACTTTATTATACACACCTGTCAGCAAATCTCTCTTAGCCTTATATTCCAGTTTTTGCAGTTCCTTTTTATGCAGGTCAATATTTACCACTTTACCAATGACACTGATTGGTTCCTTATTCTCATCATAGATAGTCTTTCCCCTGATATGACACCAGACATACTCATTATTTGCATTTTTTATACGAAACTCCGCTTCCATCATTTCTTTTCCGCTTTTAAGAGTTCTTGCAAAAAGTTTGAGGTCCTGGCAGTCCTCCGGATGAACCATATTCTTATTGTACAGCTCTACCACTGAAAAATCTTCAATTACAGGTGTTCGTCCATAAACTTCCGTATATTTGTCCGCAAATTTCATAACATCTTTGTCAACCTTATATTCAAAAAGAATATCATTGGATATCTCGGCAGCAATTCGATATCTTTCCTCCTCCAGGGAAAGCTTATTCTGCATTTCTTTAAAATTAGTAATGTTTAATAAAACCGCAGAAAAGGCCTTTTCACCTTCGCGGGTTAAGGTAAAATTGCCATCCAAAAGTACATTAATAATATCACCGCTCCGGGTAATCATTTTAACTTCTATCTGCCGATAGGAGCCGTTTACAAACTGCTCTTTCAGCACTTTTATTTTCTCCTGATCCTCATCACAAACAAAGGATAAAAAACAATTATCATATTCTGTTTCAAACTCATACCTTTTATAACCAAAAATCTCATAAAACTTTGGATTAGCATACGTGACCTGATATCCTGGTTCCAGCAAAATATTAAGGAATCCTGTATGAACACTTTTGGTAATATAGGACAATTCAGCGGTAGCTTTTCTAACCTGATGATTACAGATTATACTGGAAACAAAACTTACAGTCAAAAAAAGCAACAGAATAAGAATCAATACCACTCCTCCATCTGTTTTTACCACTTCATATAGAGATTGATCATTATTAATTACCAGATTGAAAATCAATAAAACACCTGTCAATGCAGCCAAGCCAAGAGAAATTCCTA
It includes:
- a CDS encoding Rqc2 family fibronectin-binding protein, translated to MALDGFVVANVVSELRDKLVEGRISKISQPEKDELVLTIKRGKENYKLYLSANASLPLIYLTEESKQNPMVAPGFCMLLRKHLNSARILDIIQPGLERIIRIKIEHLNEMGDLCIKYLIIEIMGKHSNIIFCDENDVIVDSIKRISHMVSSIREVLPGRTYLIPQTGEKADPLTVTLEEFRSNILTKPMPLDKAIYSALTGFSPLMATELIHRASLDNSPAANALSDEEGLHLFRTFEYMREDLIQAKFTPNIVYNEKEPVEFSCFPLSCYQDLSVNQEDSISKVLETFYASKNTVSRIRQKSTDLRKIITNAMERTVKKYDLQLKQLKDTDKRDKYRVYGELINTYGYQVEPGAKSFQALNYYTGEEITIPLDDTLTPAENAKRYFEKYNKLKRTYEALTKLSEETKADIEHLDSIKTSLDIALAEEDLTALKEELMEFGYMKRKFTKLPGSKGGGKVKAAKKVNSKPFHYISSDGFHMYVGKNNYQNDELTFKFATGGDWWFHTKKIPGSHVIVKTGGSPIPDRTFEEAASLAAYYSKGRENDKVEIDYTEKKNVKKPGGAKPGFVVYYTNYSMVAAPTIDGLKIAD
- a CDS encoding histidinol-phosphatase HisJ family protein, whose amino-acid sequence is MIRADYHLHSAFSSDSTAPMEDMIEKAIELGLSRICFTDHMDYDFPVTSGYTFLFDPEDYFHKLSSLKEQYEGRIKVLMGIELGLQPHLGEQFQKLVEHYPFDFIIGSTHLVERLDPYLSEYWENRSKEEGVRAYFEEITKNLKNNPCFLINGHLDYMIRYAPNTNKDFTYKDYAETIDTMLRSIIESGKGIEVNTSGFKYGLSVPHPHTDILKRYKELGGELITIGSDAHKPEHLAFDFDRAEKLLLDLGFRYYAVYEERKPILLPLGK
- a CDS encoding MBL fold metallo-hydrolase, with the protein product MNIRKIKSRGTLFTFDEPGWGLNIYLIHGKNYNYLIDTGLGSLCTDPIKEYLKEKKTIVINTHYHWDHIWGNGAFQEETIIAHKLCYDRIQDNWDEMLRKKGNYQMGEVYKRLPDLLFDNELYFKEDHIRLFYTPGHTIDSISVLDEEDKILLASDNIGDDEEDILPNIFNKEIYLNTIQKYKELEFDFCLSGHNTVLRKDVFDKISELCGTLS
- the mnmA gene encoding tRNA 2-thiouridine(34) synthase MnmA, which encodes MSGGVDSSVAAYLLKEAGYDVIGVTMQIWQDEDRDIQEESGGCCGLSAVDDARRVAFALEIPYYVMNFKQEFKCAVMDYFVKEYQNGNTPNPCIACNRYVKWESLLKRSLDIGADYIATGHYAKVVQLENGRYTLQKSVTMEKDQTYALYNLTQYQLSHTLMPVGNYKKPEVREIAGKINLRIASKPDSQEICFVPDKDYAKFIEEYTGEVPSEGNFVTTDGRVIGKHKGIIHYTIGQRKGLNLALGYPVFVVDIRPETNEVVIGTGDEVFSEKLYANKLNFMAVEDLQGEMEVDVKIRYNHKGTKALIRKVNDDLVECIFNEPQRAVTPGQAVVFYDGDYVLGGGTIIRS
- the nifU gene encoding Fe-S cluster assembly scaffold protein NifU, whose product is MYSEKVMDHFTNPRNVGEIENASGVGTVGNAKCGDIMRIYLDIDEAGIINDVKFKTFGCGAAVATSSMATELVKGKNINEALKITNKAVMDALDGLPPVKVHCSLLAEEAIHAALWDYAEKHGIVIDGLEKPKSDISEEEPSEEY
- the nifS gene encoding cysteine desulfurase NifS, with product MEKKIYLDNAATTKTRPAVVEAMLPYFTEFFGNPSSVYELATQNKKAVDEARNTIAKALNTESNEIYFTAGGTEADNWALKATAESYSDKGNHIITSKIEHHAILHTCEYLEKKGFEVTYVDVDEYGVVKLEELKKAIRPTTILISIMAANNEIGTIQPIKEIGEIAKANNILFHTDAVQAFGQINLDVKDMNIDMLSASGHKLNGPKGIGFLYIRKGLKLRSFVHGGAQERQRRAGTENVPGIVGFGKAVEIAMSTLEERQKKEIELRDYLIERVSKEIPYVRLNGHRTKRLPNNANFAFQFIEGESLLIMLDMQNICASSGSACTSGSLDPSHVLLAIGLPHEIAHGSLRLTLCEDNTKEEMDYVVDTIKEIVAKLRSMSPLYEDFVKAMSRE
- a CDS encoding RrF2 family transcriptional regulator, encoding MKLSTKGRYGLRAVVDLALNSEEDAVALSSVAERQGISISYLEQLIAKLKKAGIVNSIRGAQGGYILAKKPEEITVGDILRALEGDLNPVDCSEIEGSSSTCDGANSCVTKYVWMRISDSINNTVDTMLLSELLKEGRRITNENTSESRETRIKPSCGQ
- a CDS encoding putative polysaccharide biosynthesis protein: MSKSKSSLIKGTLILTLAGFLTRIVGFFYRIFLSNAMGAEALGVYQLVFPIYGICFTIFASGIQTAISTLVANELGKQRYTGIMKVLRNGGIISFVLAMLLSFFTYRYSTFLAVHIIREPATASSLKILAICFPFCGITSCINGYYYGLKKAGIPAITQLLEQLIRVMAVYFLAASAGGGNLAVTCDLAVLGLVFGEIASQLFNVGSMFLHKTSRNIRHLSASYSALNTTGPGSMNTKGDGLTKSLVKMSIPLTANRLLISILHSIEAILIPAMLKKYGLSSEEALSIFGVLTGMSLPFILFPSAITNSLSVLLLPTISEAQSAGQESLIKKTSAITIKYSLIIGIISTGIFITFGSELGTLVYHNSLSGNFLTILAWLCPFLFITTTLNSIINGLGLVHLTFAGSVIGLVLRIIIIVILVPLQGINGYLLSLLVSQLVMTLFGAYLVAKYINPGFQTMDDVAKPGIIVTLCCYLIHRFYLGLPHASQSLKSVLLLCFLILCASMLLMYLTKTIKSEDFK
- a CDS encoding sensor domain-containing diguanylate cyclase; this encodes MQENKTDYILKKGIPRLNNTIGISLGLAALTGVLLIFNLVINNDQSLYEVVKTDGGVVLILILLLFLTVSFVSSIICNHQVRKATAELSYITKSVHTGFLNILLEPGYQVTYANPKFYEIFGYKRYEFETEYDNCFLSFVCDEDQEKIKVLKEQFVNGSYRQIEVKMITRSGDIINVLLDGNFTLTREGEKAFSAVLLNITNFKEMQNKLSLEEERYRIAAEISNDILFEYKVDKDVMKFADKYTEVYGRTPVIEDFSVVELYNKNMVHPEDCQDLKLFARTLKSGKEMMEAEFRIKNANNEYVWCHIRGKTIYDENKEPISVIGKVVNIDLHKKELQKLEYKAKRDLLTGVYNKVTTKEIIDEYLKRNRNSKHILMMIDIDDFKHVNDNYGHLTGDNILVYIMDKIKSIFFGEIIGRIGGDEFIVFVGNIDSLDGIITKANLLREALSTAYEVEDQAVYISGSIGISVYPEDGATYTELINCADKALYSVKDEGKGSYKLFT